From the Telopea speciosissima isolate NSW1024214 ecotype Mountain lineage chromosome 9, Tspe_v1, whole genome shotgun sequence genome, the window GTCTTGGTGGCAAGTTCTGTTTTAAAACTACGGGTTGGTGTTTACACttcttttgggggagggggggaatgGGTGGAAAATGATATCGTGAACCCTCAGTGGTATGTAACTATCGTGAATCCTCAGTGGCAGtcaaataattacataagaAAGGGAAACTTAAATTAGCTAATACATAAGAGTCCTAATAggtaaggatgtaaatggatattcaaaaattcgtattcgatccgtgatagtatccgtttaggagaatctgaatccgtccgaaaactaatcggatacgaatatgataatccccctatccgacctattattatccgattcgtttagcaatccgacaataataaaatgtctgaaatatatctttgtgtcttTCTATCAAAATAAGTTACCTTATGgtatttgttttcttatttttataattttataagttaagataatgtgattctttttctagattttctattagtTTCTATATATTGTTTAATgcattgtgatacatggaatcacatatcaattaaaatatatacaaggtaaaataaaaaataaaaaaacgtaagaaaatcaaagactaagaagagtagaagaaatggtaatTGTTGAGCTCTCAAGTCTCACCttaaccctcatcaacaaaactgtaaagatgtcaacggatagttgaAAACTATCTaaatccgtattcatatccatttaggagaatccgtattCAAAAATTAATATCTAGAAACTATctaaatccgtccgaaaactaatagAATCCGTCTAAATATAATcgaatatgaatatgataatgccactatccaaccaaattcgatccgtttacatccatACTATAGGAAACAAATGTTAATGAACAAAGAAAGATTAAATATTACGTCCATTGTATCATTGAGTCATGGAGTAAATCAATTTacattcttatttttctttggtaaTCAATCAACATCATTACAGAttcaaaaaaaaggggggggggggaaatacaCACATAAACATTGATTACCATGAGgattccttatttcatgttacaaaaaatcaatgaaaaaatttgactaggaaagagaaaaaataaatgaatgaatATAATGACACttgatattgagtttgaggcttAATTTTGAGCTCACAAACCCAATATATTAAACACATAAAATTAGAAGAATCAATTTCAAGTTATTGTTGGGCTCTTAATTTAGTCTCCATTTAATCATCCATCATCAGATAAGGTGATGACCAGTAATGGAAGTTGGGAGTGAGGAGCGAcgtttgctttcttcttctacctccaaCTCAATCAAACTCTTGACCACAATGTCCGTAGTGTTTCTTATTAATTCAGACCAGTCCCTTTAATACGTACCCACAAGAGAAAACCAATTCAtcagaaagaaataaagaaacacGAGCATTTTAGGTTGCGTTTGGTATGaattcttgaaatgcattctaggtcgattttgtaGTTAGATAATAAAAATCAGTTAGAgaattccaagaatgcataccaaacgcagtcTTAAATTAGAAGAGAATAAGGGACTCTTGGTTCTTACCCATTAGAGGAATCAAACGTGAGGCCTACGGTGTACTTAGCTTCTTCAAGTGCACCTCTAAACCTCTGCAACTCCTTGGCCGGACAAATCCCATCGTCTAACACCGCAAGCTCCGACGGCTTGACGTTGAAAAAGATAGGAACAACCTTCTTCTTGCACTCCATTAAAAGAGCCAATTCATGGAGGCAAAAGTAAGAATTGCAATAAGTAGGAGAGAAAATAGCAACACCAATCTTACAAGATCGAATTCCAGAATCGATATGTTCAAAGAGCTTATCACCAGGTTTCATATTCTTGCTGTCTAAGAAAGGGTGAAGATTTAGACGAAGGAAGTAATCGTAAAGCAAACCAGCAACTGAGCGTTTGGTGTCGATGCTTCTGTGGTTAATAAAAACACCACAAGACCGAGCCATCGGTTGTTTTCGATCACTTCTGTTGTTAACAAGAAGCTTACGTCCTAAGTGCTTCGCTAGAGAACGCTGCATGGCCATGAGTTTTGGAAAAAGAGAAGCTAAAGCAACTCAGCAACagcagatcgagagagagagagagagaggattcaCTTACAGTTGAGGATTTGTGAGGAAAGAGGGAATGATGGCTCCACGTATAAATAGGGTATTGTgtgtttggtttgaaaatttcaagaTTTCAAGATTTGGACTCTCATTACTGCTGCCGCgttataagaagaagagaggaatatGAAATACGTTTTTGAAATTGAAGTTTTTTCCGTTGCATTTCATGAaacaatttatttaaataatttacTTTAGAACTAGAAGGGAAGTGTATTTCTTAAAGTATCTGATTGTCTTTTTCAAGTTCCAACTTcaacttcaaacttcaaattgACGTTTAAGACGGGTCATAAATCTTTGTCTCTCTtcttactcaaaaaaaaaaaattaatctttGTCTCAGTCACGTGGTGAGATGACTGGGCCGATCAGGACCGGTTCTTTATCtgtatatcttcttcttcttttcttttttttttttttttttttttgggcaataaaatgaccaagaagGTTAATACTTAAgtgggatcaggatcgtctccagggtgctgctagggggcatccagcgattgagctgtgccacacacatctcggcgCACATCTAGGGATGTGTGCTGCACAGCTCAACGGTTGACAGCACcttgggcgtgctgggctccttggagatgaGCCAAAATCACTTAACTGAcccataatttttattttcattttatagtTTAAGGGCTTTGTGGGAGAGCATGGCTGGAAAATTATCTCATGCAATTCTCTGTCCGGTaatttccccaagtccctctaataggggtggtggatcccacctgggtTACCTGGGGACCTTTATCTACTCTATTTCTTGGGTAGGTCCAtatccccaagttcctctaataatagatgggggctgaaatgacacgctacccctgctcgaacacactacttgggtggggtccaccctcctctattagaggaacttgggaaaatgaAGCGGATAGAAAATGGAGTAGATAAATTACccccacccaggcagtgtgttcgagcagggggtagggtggtcatttttgcgcactctatgagaggaattgcagGAAATGGACGGGCATGGAATtgtaggggataaagatccgagCATGGCCCCTGCGTGCAGGATCAATGACAGAGCGCACGTTGGCATCATGGGGATGGAATTCAGACTTTCATGGGGGcgaggtggtcattttgcatccTTAGTGTCTAGCATGGACGgtacactcccccccccc encodes:
- the LOC122638644 gene encoding TIR-only protein-like, producing the protein MAMQRSLAKHLGRKLLVNNRSDRKQPMARSCGVFINHRSIDTKRSVAGLLYDYFLRLNLHPFLDSKNMKPGDKLFEHIDSGIRSCKIGVAIFSPTYCNSYFCLHELALLMECKKKVVPIFFNVKPSELAVLDDGICPAKELQRFRGALEEAKYTVGLTFDSSNGDWSELIRNTTDIVVKSLIELEVEEESKRRSSLPTSITGHHLI